The Pyxidicoccus trucidator genomic sequence CCTTCCGCGCGGGAAGGGCCGATACCGAGCCCAGGCCGTGCTCGACACGTTCGTGTCGAACGAAATCTGGATCGACATCCATCAGGAGTAGGCCCCGCTCGACGATGTCAGAAGTGAAGCGCACGCCGCCCTCCCCCGGCTCGAAGACACCGTCCGGTACCAGCGAGTGCAAGTGCGGCCTTACCTGCAAGGCGGAGCCGAAGAATGGGATGCACGACACGGCCCCGACCTGCCCACCCCACGGACCCTGCCGCCGTGCCCTCCGCCGCTGCAGGGCGAACACCGCCCGCCGAGGCCCCTGCTGGCGCTGCGAAGGTGCGGAGGAAGCAGCGCGCTGCGCGGAGTGTGCGTGTTCCGGGGCATATCCGGGGCCACGCGCGGGCGTGGCTCCGGGAGGCGGGGCCGCGCGAGGCCGTGCCTCCCGCCTCGCGTTGCATTCGTGGGACGGGCGGCTGATCTGTTCCAGGTCACCCCGGCCCCCATGCAAGTCCTGGGTTCTGCTGGGGATTCCTCTCTGCACGGGTGCGTTTGCAAGGTTTCTTTGCGTCGGGCCTGGAGCAGCGGTGCTCCAGTGTGACGAGGCAGCCTCGCCAACCCCGCGTTCCCTCACAGGTCTGAAGTTGGCGCGAGGCTTGCTGTAGACGGCCCACCCCGGCCGCGTCCCCGCCGCTACCGGGCATCCTCGTCACACAAGGAAGCCCTATATGAGCAAGCAACTTCGCGTTCCCTCCCGCTGGCTGGCCGGGTGGCTGGTCGGTGCGTCCCTGCTGGGTGCCTGTGCCGGTCCCGAAGACACCGTCCCCGCGGGCGACGCGCAGGTGGCGGCCGACACGGCCGAGGCGGGCAACATCTCCGTGAGCCTGTCGGTGCCGAAGGCCGCGCTCAGCGCGCGTGAGGACGTCCTCATCTCCGTCACCCTGCGCAACGAGGGGAGCCGCACGGCGCGGCTGCTCAAGTGGCACACGCCGGCGGAGGACGTGGAGGAGGCGCTGTTCGACGTGACGGTGGATGGGCAGGCGGTCGCCTTCGAGGGCCCGCACTACAAGCGCCCGGCGCCGGGCGCGGGCGACTACCTCACGCTGGCTCCGGGTGAGAGCCTGACGCGCACGGTGTCGCTGTCCTCCTTCTACGACCTGTCACGCACGGGCACCTACCGCGTGCGCTACGCGGCCGAGCTGCATGGCGGCCAGGTCTCCGCGTTCCGCTCCAACGACGTGGAGCTGTGGGTGGAGGGCCGTGAGAGCGCCCTCCGCGAGGCCTCAGCCGCGCCGGGTGGCACGGTGT encodes the following:
- a CDS encoding M35 family metallo-endopeptidase, translated to MSKQLRVPSRWLAGWLVGASLLGACAGPEDTVPAGDAQVAADTAEAGNISVSLSVPKAALSAREDVLISVTLRNEGSRTARLLKWHTPAEDVEEALFDVTVDGQAVAFEGPHYKRPAPGAGDYLTLAPGESLTRTVSLSSFYDLSRTGTYRVRYAAELHGGQVSAFRSNDVELWVEGRESALREASAAPGGTVSLGAVMYTKCTTTQQATALEALNAATNMANNSAAYLNGTASGTPRYTTWFGAFSSSGWNTAKTHFVAIKDALDTRPITIDCGCKKTYYAYVYPAQPYKIYVCKAFWSAPMTGTDSKGGTLIHELSHFNVVAGTDDHVYGQSGAKSLAISNPTQALGNADNHEYFAENTPFLQ